The genomic DNA TAATGAATTCATGAACCATCGCGCCTGCTGTCcgtgggtctgcctccggcggctggggctccgccccagaccccacggctcgcttcgctcgagtttGGGGGTTGTgaggctgctcctctcgaACAGAATCTCACATTTCAGGAGCAATTGGGCTCACTGGAACTGTTCTATTAGGGGTAAAACCAACGACCCCCACCCGCTCCCCgaggtctgcctccggcggctggggcgctgccccagaccccgtggctcgcttcgctcgagtttGGGGGTGATGTGGCTGCTATTCCTGTGACTGCGAACAGGACCACTAGTTTTCAGGACCATTTGGGCTCGCTGGAACGGTTCATCCGCtcttttcaggggtaaaacCATTACCCCCACGCACATTCACTCCCCCAAAcctcgagcgaagcgagccatggggtctggggcagcgccccagccgccggaggcacacccaccccTCCCCAGCTcccgagcgaagcgagccacggggtctggggcagagccccagccgccggaggcaaaaacCCCCCGGCGAACCGAGCTTCCCCTGGTCGAGCCCGATCGGGAAGCTCCGCGGACATGGCCTAACCCTGATGTATAATCAATAACGAGATTATATGTCGTCGTGTTAAGTAGGAATAAAATTAGCagtttgatttgatttcttaATTGCACGGGCCCTGGAGCTAGTATAAAATAGTCAATTGGCAGGTTGTGAACAAGTGCGAGTCGCGTGTGATAGGAGAGAAATGTTGTTTTCGAAATTTGTGGCTGCTACAGTTGTTTCGGGACTGCCTTTGCTGGCTCAGGCCACGCATGTTATTGAGGCCACTGACAAGACTTTGGCGTCGGTTTTGAAACCTGGTTTGCCGACAATGTTGGATATCTATGCTTCTTGGTGTGGTCACTGTAAGAAACTGTCTCCAGTGTATGATGAATTGTCTGATTTGTTTGCTCATGCCCAGGATAAAGTGCAATTTGTTAAGATTGATGGCGACAAGAACAGAAAAGCGTCTAAACAATACAAGGTGGAATATTATCCTACTTTGAAATTTATTAATGCTGATGGTAGTATTAACGAGGTGGATGTCCGGGATCTTGATGGAATGGCCGAGTATGTTTTTGAACAGACTGGAGTCATGCCTCGTAAGGCTCCTGCTCTTCCTTCGGCTGTATATACATTGAACGATACTAGTTTCGACGACTCGATCAAGGGCAAGAATGCTCTTGTCACTTTCACTGCAGGATTCTGTGGTCATTGCAAGAATATGAAACCCGATTATGAGAAGGTGGCTCATATTTATGCTCGTGATAGCGACAATCTGCTGATTGCCAATGTCGATTGTTCCGCGGGCCAGCCCACTAGTGATTTGGCTGCTAAGTATGTGGACGGCGGGTATCCCACGATTCTATTTTTTCCTAAAGACGGATCGGATCCCATTCCTTACCGTTCAGGCCGTACTGTAGACGCTTTTGTCAACTTCTTGACTGAACAAGGTGTTGGGTTCAGAAACGCTGATGGCTCTTTGAACACTCAAGCCGGTAAAGATATTACTTTGGACGCTCTTGCCAGTAAAGTGGCATCTTCTGGATCCAATAAAGACGCCGAAACCGCTGCTATTAGCAATCTtaaggctgctgctgccgatGTCGATAACGGCAATATCTACGTGAAATACGCCGACAAGTACGCTGCTAACGGCGGCGCCTCGTACGTCCAAAAGGAAACCGCCCGTCTGTCGAAACTGCTCACCAGCAAGACTCTGGCTGCTACCAAACGCGATGAGCTCCAAACAAAGCTCAACATCCTCAAATCGTTTGTGCCCTCTCACTCCCACGATGACTTGTAATCAATACAAAAACTGGAGCTTTATATTGTGGCTtggttgtgcctccggcggctggggctctgccccagaccccatggctcgcttcgctcgttggCAGGagtgcctctggcggctggggctcgccccagaccccgtggctcgcttcgctcgttgctaggaccgtgaTCGGGTTGAGCTCGTTGGTTTCGAGTCACCCAAGATAAATCAATGATCAGTAGGATAGTTGTCAAATTCCTTTCAATGAGGTTCTGTTACGACGACTTATCTATGTATCTGATTATTCTCTCTGTGATTTTGAGATTGATATTTGCAGTTGAAACTAGAATCTGGTTATTGGCAATGATGGCAGTCCGATCTCTGTGTCAAGACGCCCTTAACAGctttatataaatattgtCATATTCCATTGAAAACCTGATTATTTGACTGAGGTTAGCGATTTCGAGATTGCCAGCTGCTGTGACATTGGAGTTTGTATGTTGTTGCCAGTGCAGCCTGAGATCCGAGTCAAGTCATTCGAGAAGCTCAATAGTACAGTAGCTGAATTTTGTTGAACTTAACATTTTCTCAACAACTGCCAATAGGTTACACTACCAGCGGATACCTTTATGTCCTTCCCCCTCAATGTCAACCTTTACCGTAACATCATGCTTCTTAACTCCTCCAGGTTTTTCTCAACCCAAACCAAGTGCCACGGCTAAGGCGAGTTCAACAACATGGATCTCATCTACCACTACTCCAATCTACGCTCAGCAAACCACAATAGTCGATTGTCACAATCACTGGTCCATCAAATAGCTGATTCCAAGAATCACGGAGCACGTCAGCACTGACGGAACTATGTGGTTCATTATATCATATGCGATTTTGAGATTGGTGgctgaagttgaagttggAGTTTGAGTATTGCCAGTTGTAGCTACACAGCTCTTTGCAATAATGTACTGACATTAGTGAACCGCATGATATAGACAGAAATCACACAtctcaatttttttcaaatgtGATTTCGATGCCAGTGACTGAGAATATGCTCATCCTGTTCCTGTTTAATTAAATCTGGCAGGGTatgaataaaatcaaataattCTCAGAGATTCTGGTCGGGAATCTCGTCAGGAAAGAGGTATGACGTTCATGATCGGTTCCTACGAGCCGTGATCAGTGGATGTCGTACAAAAACTGCTCTGTGGATATTAGTGCTGAGTGTGGATTAAACTTACTTCTACAACAGTAATTTTACAATTGTTCTAACTAAAGAAGGCAGATGTTTTACTGAAGAGAAACTACACTTGGAAAGAACTGGGGTTTGCTTTTAAAGACTGACATTTGCCAGTATCACCCCGTTCTGCTAAGTAATAAACCCACCCACTCCACGACACCTGCAACGACGTACTGGACACCCCCCTTGCCAGCGAAGCTggcaccacggggtctggggcggagccccagccgccggaggcaggaccctCCCACAAAAAATCTATATCTAACTCTATTAATAATTACCAGGATACCGTTTCAGAGCGAAAACATTTGCGCATCAGCTCTGGGAACACTTTGCCCTCGAGGATAGTTGTTTCAACGATAGGTTGTGCGTGCTGGGGCTGGACTCGTGCCATCCACAGAGCCTCGCCCGATTTTAGGTACAAGAACACGTTGGCAGCGAATTTGTGGCCTCCGACGTGGTTGACAAAGAGCACGGTGACACCGCCGGGCTCGTCGTGGCCGAGATCTCGATGCAGATTATGGTGTCGGAGCTCGATCTCGAGCTTTTTGCGCATGATAGGAGCGGTGATTCCGCACCGTTTGTCACGGGTGCGGTGGGAACACAATAGAATGTATCCTTTATTACCAGATGCAGTGAAGAACTCGGGTTTTTGTTTAAACAGGTCCTGAATCGTCAAGTTTGTATATGCTTTGATCACTTCAGATAACAGATCAGTCACATTTTCAGCAGTTACATTATgaacaataacaaaaaatggcagtagtagaagtgtgGTCGACACTGCGTTATTAGCTTTTTCCACATCAATATGACTCGTTTCCTGTGGTAACATCGACGAAGCGTTGAGTTTGATAGAACCACCCAACTGTTTTTCCAGAGTTCCTCGACTATGATCTATAGCTTTGACGACCCTTCCAGCTACATCTGGTTCGTCTGAAACGTCATGTTTCCAGTCTGTTTTACCACTGGAAACAAGAACATGAAGTTTCCACTCTTTTGCTGAACCCCACAGCGGAGTATCAGTTTCTATTTTGACGGACGAGGGGTATCCCTTTTCACAGGCTCCACACTCGTCTGCAGAGCAATCTGCCACTGGGAATATTTCAGATACGTTTGAACTGGCCTGTGACGAGTCGACGAAAGTCGACACAAATTTTCCTAATAACCCCATGGCTTTCTGATGTATTTGGATGAGTTTTTGGTGCCTGACCGGTAGAAagtttaattttttttctggtctGTTCAAAGCTTCTATGCTAGATAAGAGTGCGCTCGAGAACGATTATCCGAAACTTCGCTGCGTCTACTATCCCACGTgagaacttttttttccacACTTGCCGGATCTTGTCTACACCAAATCACCAAACCAATACTCGAACGACAACTTCACAACACCAAAACCGCACTTATATACCTATGGACTACTGTTAATTAGACGCCATGTTAAAGGTAAGTGGCGATTTTAAATTAGTCTCCTGTCAGCGCCGTTGCTTGAGTGCGTTTGCATTTTATCAGATCGATCTCCGCTAATCTTCCCACATACAGCCATACATTAAATAATTGCTGCAATGTAATCGGAAGTCGATCCGAGAATGTCTCGATACTCCGTGTGAAGTCACCACGGcctccgccccagaccccgctgcttctctcgctgctctcgagtcgttacgtgggactacccctgaaactcctgcgaagcaggagccacggggtctggggcagagccccagccgccggaggcagaccagCGCGCTTCACGgatgctgcctccggcggctggggcgttgccccagaccccattgctcctctcgctgcgctcgagtcgtagTTGGGGGTCGCCCGTGAAGTGGGGGTTCTGCCGGATGCGGATTTGGAAGGGGTTTGGTTCATTGGCCGGAGGAATATCTCAGGTAATGGGTCTGGATGCGGTGCAGATCCGGTTCCGTCCTGGTGGATACTGCAAAGGAGACTAACCTGACAGAGTCAAAATAGCTGTTATCATTACCGTTAGATTGGATATCATTCAGTCCTTTTTTTGACAGTTCTAGCACCCAGCGAAGTAGTTTTCAATCAAATTCAGAGGTTTAAACAGAGCCTGCTGGCTGAGGGTATATGCGCGGTAAAATGCTGTGCCGATACTCTACCCGCAACGGCAGCTACATAAAATCGCAGAATGAATTCTGGGACAATTATCCGCAAACCAGATACCCTGAGACCGTGTTTTGACACCTGATAACACAAATGAGCGTCTCTATCCGGTGATTAGAGCGCGTCAGACTGCCCAcgaatctcctgcgaagcaggagcaacggggtctggggcggagccccagccgccggaggcaaagagCCCTCCCGGTTGTACTGGAACTCAGTAATAGAAGATTTTGTTCGATGTAAGGAGGTAATTTAATGGGCTGGAGATGTCATTTAACGAGCTGAGTTGAGGATCGACGTGCTAGCGCCAGGTTTCCCCTGAGATCGCCTTTTGTGGGGGTATGGAGCGGCAGAGTGGGCTGGTGGGCAGAACAGAGTCCGAGTTGGACTTCAGTCgttatttttgttcatgAAAAGTGACTGACCGTTTTTTCGAGTCGTTGTGGCCATGGAATTGGCAGGTTTTTGTGGTTTGAGCTTATTATTGAAAGCAATCGTAGTTATCAGCGGCGGGCACTTGTGAACCCCGTACATAAACTATGAGCAGCATGTCATCTGCTAGACAGCTCGAGGTGTTAAATTGGCATGTAAGATTTGTTCTAACAGCTTTTTGTCGACTTGTGAGTTTATCTAGTCGACAAGTGTCATGGGAGTCTATCTGTGTAGCTGACAAGTTGGTGTGGGCAAAAGTCATCTCTCGCCGGCAAGGTGCTTCTCAGGAACAGCCCATCTTCATCCCTCGATCAACTTCCTTCTTACAGATATAATgcaattgaattgaatcGTCTGCTTTCCGATGAGTCGGAGTCCTGGAAAAcccgtgcctccggcggctggggcttcgccccagaccccgctgctcctctcgcttcgctcgagtcgttttccTCGATggtcccagccgctccgcgaagcggagcacaaccagggtctggggcggagccccagccgccggaggcagacccggaATCACAGCGTCTGGTATCAACAGAGCAGGAGCGGGTCTAAGGTAGTGGGATATGCAGACCTTGTAGTTTAAATATAGGGATACATGAGCGGTATGTAGGGCTGAGTGCATATATGACACTAGCCGCTAGAGAAGGTGCACGCCGGCCTTCTCGAATCTTGGAAACTTGGTGTTGAAATTGCTCAATGGCAGCTTTGCTGGTGGCTCAGTTGTTCGTGAGGTGGGAAACGAGGGAACAGGGGTCTGGCTGTGGAGAATCTGGCGGGATATCTTTGCCAGCCAGCCGTTCGTGAACTATGACACTCCTGCACGTGCAATGCACTGATCACTCCACTCTGCAGATCCAGGTAAAACAAACTGCTTTTCTCCTGGACTGAATATAGGGTTTTGACCTTGCTATTCACTCGTCTCTGATTATTTTCTGTTTGGTTGTTTGTTTCCCTGTTGAAAATTGTAGGGAGAACAGAATAATATTGGTTTGTAATTGGTATTGAGTAGTACGAAGTGTCTTGCTCGAAAAGATATACCGGTTGAGCCGAGGTTTGTTGCTCCTTGTTTGCTTTAGCTTCTGTATTTGATTCAGCTCTTGGCTGTAGGAGTATAGCTAGTCATCTGTTGTTGACAGGATTATTGACAGGATTGCGCTATTTGTACTGGAAAAGGTACATTAAATTCATAGGATTCGGTTCTTGGGTTCTTGAGTTCTGGTTCATACTTTTCATTCGGTCTTAAACTCATTTGGTTACGGTCGAACAGTTTTTACGAAAGAAATCTAGTATGAAGTCATTTTTAACACTTTTAACACTTGCGCTGCTAGCAGCGCCAATGGCCAATGGGTTCCCTATGCCCACCCCCACGAGCGAAATGATGGCAAAGGGGCTGCAGTTGGAAATCAAATTCACTTTCAGGCAGGTGTACCAGTTGTTCCTGCTCAGcctgatgatgatattgtcATGAAAGTAGATCCAGAAGAGGTAACGGAGGATGAAAAGTTTCACGCTCTACCTTTCCATGACAGTCGTGAAAAGTTCGGCTTGGCCGTCAAAGGTAAGAACCCTCATGTTATGGACGAAACTGAAGTCTGGGAATTCGATCATCCCAGAAGACCAGGCAGACAGTTGAGTCCGATTGAAAAGGCTGCTAGACGTGTCAGGCACCTTGTCCATTCGTCCAATCTGGCCACTGTGAATACTATCTATCAGGATGGCGACCGTAAAGGCTTGCCAGTAGGACAGCTCGAATACTATGCTGATTGTATTACAGAAGATGACCCTGATCAACCTTTGACTTTTATCGGTCTCAATATCTCGACTGTGTTTAGGAATGTCAATAAAGGCTCACCAGTCAGTTTGTCTATTCGATTAGGTGACTCGAGTCCTTTTGGGTTGACACCTATTTCTCCTGCTGGCAACCCCAGGGTCTCATTGTTTGGTGAGTTTATCGAACACAAGGGTGATAAAGAGGCCGCCAAAAAGTGTTTTTTGCACTCTCACCATGACGCACATTCATGGATTCCTGGTGATAGCAGTGCAGTTCATGATTCATACTGGCTCAAATTTAATATCACTGGTATTCATTTTATTGGTGGATTTGGCGACACTGCTTATATTGGAGATATTCCTGTTGAACTGTACAGAAATGCCACTCAGAAGAGACGTCACCACTTTTCGGTCGACAACACTGATAATAAACAGCTACTTACCCAAGACTGGGTACAACTAACTGATTATATTGCTCCTGGCACCAGTCGCAAGTTACTGCCATCTATTATCAAGGCTCAAGGAAAGCATGGCAACAAGCCTTGTGGTAGATCTCATAAGGGTCAAGATAGCAGTCATGGTAGCCTTGTTAAAGTTAAACACTGTACCACTCAGAATGCCTTCAAAGTCTGCCGTTACCGTTATGTCCTGGGCTCTCCTATTGGGCACTCCGATTCGTTTATCGATAAAGTAAAGTCTATTATTTCTCGACTCATCTCTGCCTAAGCGCGCTTGCATGCATCGGACCTTTCATCTGGCTTCGATTCATGCGAGCATGAACATCTGTATTAATGCTTTATCAAGGTTGAGTTAAGGATTTCAACCGCACCAAATACAGAGCATCTGTAGTTGTCGATTCTGGaggtttggttttttttttgggttttgttgattatttttattactatTGTCGTATTACATCATATAAGAGTATATAcctgtatttatttcattcatTTATTGTGTCTAATCCTTTTTATTTGGAGTTCTAAAAGATGATATGCTCAGTACCAGATCCAATGAGAAATTGCGGACATTGTTAATCTACTGACTGAACAATGCGAAATGCACTATGTACCGCTGCATTTCATGCTGAACCAGAATGTGCTTTATGGTACACGGGCCGTCAGATTTCAAAATACATAAGATGTTTACAAGAAACGtcagaaatcaagaatGACCCCATTATATACCTCCCCCCATGTCGATGACTGGCGGATGATTTATTGCACCAGCTCGAAGCATGTCTGAATCATTGCCAGATATCCCTGACGATATAGTGGAAGCGTACTTTGAATCAGATAAATATGCGATCCCCCCGTTTTCCGCACCTGTACAACAGTTAGATCAAAGCCAGCTTAATCTCTTAGACACCTCAATCTCATATAATCAGAATCGTTTGCAATCTCAAGCGTCAAATGGAAGCTTGCATCACAATATATCTCAGCACAAGACAAGAAATGATCCTATACATTATGGGACAGGTCCAGCGTTTCAAAACTCTCACTTGCTGCCAGTCGGATCTCTGGACAGCATTGTCAGCAACTTGGCAGATTTCGGCTATGTTATGGACAACAGAGTGGCTCCCGCAAACCCCCAGCCATTGCCCAATGCAACCTTAGACGATGCTTTCGGGTTTTACCCTCTTGAAAACCCCTTGACATTTAACATTGCCAATGCAGACTTTACCCCCTTGTCCAATGGCGACTCTGGAACCAGTCCTCCCGTGGAGGTTGGAGTACCCATCCAATTTCCTTTCTCATCTTCCACAGCAGCATTTAATCCTAGCATATCGGGTAATTTCATTCCAAATTCAGCATCCAATCTGGAAGACCGGTCTGCTCAATTACAGTTTCTAGCTGCTCTGGATAACTCGATTGCGAGCTACGACTATAGAGCCAACCTGGACCACAATATGCAGTACGACGAAcatgaaatcaatcaacCCACTGGATTAAATATCCCAGCGATTCCTCCCTTGTCGTATAGCGAGCGGAACCTAAGAACTATTAAAGATGAACTGGCCTCTATCTTAGAGCAATCAGATCTTACTTCCAAAGCTGAAGCATTGACTGGTCTGTGCAAAGAAGACTCTTTGGTGCAGTTAGTTGAACCACCTTTGCCTTGGGAAGAGTCTGGTCTTGGGCCATATAAACCACTAGTGCTGAAGCAGGGTGTAAACCTAGTTATGGAGATGAGAAGGGTGTTAAAAGCACCGGAAAAGTTCTCTGAAAGTCCTTTTCTCGTGCCAATTAGAAACACAGAATTAACACCGTCTCCTTCGGGCTCGAGCACCCCATCACCTTCGTCGAGTAACTCATCAACCTTTTCGTTGCAGCAAAAAAAGCATTTATTTCGCAGTCAACTGTCAACATCGTCTTCAAGAATACTGGACAGGAATGTTTCCGAGTTTCAGACACAGCATTCACCTAATGCTGTAAAAACGTTGGTATGTAAACCAGACATTTACGGAGCAGAGCTGACATCTTCGATGCGAACATCTTTGAACGATCGGAAGTTTGGTCTCGGAGCATCTAGCCGAAATTACGTCAGTGGCAGTAGTGGTAACAGTTCCGAGAGCAGCACTGCTAGTTCAAATGGGTCCCCAGTTACGATGCCCATTGGTACGATGCCGAGCGGCCAATCACAGGTTAATGGACGTCAGCTAATAGAACAAGCAATATCTCTTGTTCAGGAAGCAATCTCGCCAAATGACGGTCACGAGCATCAGACATGGGTCGACGACTGGATATATAGAGGAGACTCGCCAGTAAACAAGTCAGGCATTGAAAGTCAGCATGAAGCGATTAAAATCAACCCGCGACTGGATTATCAGATCAGAGAGATTATCCAACAGTGGACCCCCTACAAGCCACGAACCGACCGATTCTTCAGGATAACAGACAAAAACTGTAGCAGTTTCAATACCGAAGAACTAAAAGAAATGCTTGAAATAGTGACGTCGCGACCCCCAAGACGGATCAACTACTATCCAGCCTACCAACTGTGTACCGACGGAGAAATTGGGCAGGGACAAACAGTCACCGACTGGCGACACATGTCGGCACTACATCCCCCAAGCTCGAAAACTAGACAGCCCATGCTCAACCACCCTCCAATTGAACCAGGTATGGAAGAGAGCGAGCGGCCAGTTCCCAACCTACGAAAACGTGAGGGTAATATTTACGAGCCGACCTGGGTCAGAGGCAAGAAAAAGCTGAAAGAAGGATGGTGTGATCACTGCGAGGGAGGCTTCTACCTGATGAAGAACTCCGGATACCTTTACCACAAGAACCACGAACACGGCATATTCCCAAACGGATACATCTTCGAGGACCCACTGGTCATACGAAGAAAGATGGAACGAGAGTCCAAATGGGAAGGACTGTGTGGCATATGTTACCACTGGATCGATCTCGACCACACAGAACGCAAATGCTGGGGCACCTGGTACCGGCACTACAAACAGTGTGCCAACGAGTACGAAGAGTTCAAAAAGGTGCTAGCGGCCACTGGGGCACCGGTTCACCTGGTCGAGCTGAGGTACTGTCCTATAGACGAAACACTAGAGAATAGCTGAATAGATTGTTTGACGGGTAgtggtgtgcctccggcggctggggctccgccccagaccccgctgctcctctcgctacgctcgagtcgttacgaCGGGGTGCCAGGaacctcctgcgaagcaggagcaacggggtctggggcggagccccagccgccggaggcacttGGTAGACAGTATAAAAAGAAGCATATATTCTACACACTATATAGTTAATAAATCTCAATAGCCTTAACCAGTAAGACATGAAAtaatccaaaaaaataaaagaccAAAAATCACccatgaaaatgaaaataccCCATAATGTAACACAAAAGCTGCagtaaatatatattgaaGAATATATATCTACGGAATATTCCCGACCCAGAAAGAAGACAAAAATTCCTTATAGTtacaagaaataaaaagacGCGGTTGGACAAGCCAGACCATCTATTTTTGATTCACAAGACCAAGTCGTCTTCTTAGTTGTAGAGAACGAATTGGGCTTGGCCACTGCTGACAGCAGCGGTACAGCCGTTACCACCGTTGGAGTAAGAACCGTTCTCGTAAACACAGTCACCGTTAACTTGAGAGCCATCAGAAGAGACAATCTTGACGTTGAAGTTGGCAGGAGAATTGTTGTTGGGGTTGGGGATCAAACTGAGGTAGGCAATACCGTTGGAGAAACCAGCACCGAAGTTCAAAGGAGCCCAGTTACCGACACCGGAACCAGGGGTACCCCAGATACAACCGTCCTCAACAGAAACACCAGCGTTGTTGACATAGTATTGAGCAGAAGTTGGCTTACCCTCCCAGACGTAGTAGTTAGCCTCGTCAACAGTGGTAAGAGGAGCAGAGCCACCGGCCTCAACAAGAGTGGGGATGACCATGTTCTCAGTACCA from Sugiyamaella lignohabitans strain CBS 10342 chromosome D, complete sequence includes the following:
- the PDI1 gene encoding protein disulfide isomerase PDI1 (Protein disulfide isomerase; multifunctional protein of ER lumen, essential for formation of disulfide bonds in secretory and cell-surface proteins, unscrambles non-native disulfide bonds; key regulator of Ero1p; forms complex with Mnl1p that has exomannosidase activity, processing unfolded protein-bound Man8GlcNAc2 oligosaccharides to Man7GlcNAc2, promoting degradation in unfolded protein response; PDI1 has a paralog, EUG1, that arose from the whole genome duplication; GO_component: GO:0005783 - endoplasmic reticulum [Evidence IEA,IEA]; GO_component: GO:0005788 - endoplasmic reticulum lumen [Evidence IEA]; GO_component: GO:0005788 - endoplasmic reticulum lumen [Evidence IDA] [PMID 1761554]; GO_function: GO:0016853 - isomerase activity [Evidence IEA,IEA]; GO_function: GO:0005515 - protein binding [Evidence IPI] [PMID 16002399]; GO_function: GO:0003756 - protein disulfide isomerase activity [Evidence IEA]; GO_function: GO:0003756 - protein disulfide isomerase activity [Evidence IMP] [PMID 11157982]; GO_function: GO:0003756 - protein disulfide isomerase activity [Evidence IDA] [PMID 16002399]; GO_function: GO:0003756 - protein disulfide isomerase activity [Evidence IDA] [PMID 16413482]; GO_function: GO:0015035 - protein disulfide oxidoreductase activity [Evidence IEA]; GO_function: GO:0015035 - protein disulfide oxidoreductase activity [Evidence IDA] [PMID 16002399]; GO_function: GO:0051082 - unfolded protein binding [Evidence IDA] [PMID 16002399]; GO_process: GO:0045454 - cell redox homeostasis [Evidence IEA]; GO_process: GO:0006662 - glycerol ether metabolic process [Evidence IEA]; GO_process: GO:0055114 - oxidation-reduction process [Evidence IEA]; GO_process: GO:0006457 - protein folding [Evidence IMP] [PMID 11157982]); its protein translation is MLFSKFVAATVVSGLPLLAQATHVIEATDKTLASVLKPGLPTMLDIYASWCGHCKKLSPVYDELSDLFAHAQDKVQFVKIDGDKNRKASKQYKVEYYPTLKFINADGSINEVDVRDLDGMAEYVFEQTGVMPRKAPALPSAVYTLNDTSFDDSIKGKNALVTFTAGFCGHCKNMKPDYEKVAHIYARDSDNLLIANVDCSAGQPTSDLAAKYVDGGYPTILFFPKDGSDPIPYRSGRTVDAFVNFLTEQGVGFRNADGSLNTQAGKDITLDALASKVASSGSNKDAETAAISNLKAAAADVDNGNIYVKYADKYAANGGASYVQKETARLSKLLTSKTLAATKRDELQTKLNILKSFVPSHSHDDL
- the APD1 gene encoding Apd1p (hypothetical protein; required for normal localization of actin patches and for normal tolerance of sodium ions and hydrogen peroxide; localizes to both cytoplasm and nucleus; GO_component: GO:0005737 - cytoplasm [Evidence IEA,IEA]; GO_component: GO:0005737 - cytoplasm [Evidence IDA] [PMID 14562095]; GO_component: GO:0005634 - nucleus [Evidence IEA,IEA]; GO_component: GO:0005634 - nucleus [Evidence IDA] [PMID 14562095]; GO_function: GO:0003674 - molecular_function [Evidence ND]; GO_process: GO:0008150 - biological_process [Evidence ND]), with the protein product MGLLGKFVSTFVDSSQASSNVSEIFPVADCSADECGACEKGYPSSVKIETDTPLWGSAKEWKLHVLVSSGKTDWKHDVSDEPDVAGRVVKAIDHSRGTLEKQLGGSIKLNASSMLPQETSHIDVEKANNAVSTTLLLLPFFVIVHNVTAENVTDLLSEVIKAYTNLTIQDLFKQKPEFFTASGNKGYILLCSHRTRDKRCGITAPIMRKKLEIELRHHNLHRDLGHDEPGGVTVLFVNHVGGHKFAANVFLYLKSGEALWMARVQPQHAQPIVETTILEGKVFPELMRKCFRSETVSW
- a CDS encoding uncharacterized protein (similar to Erwinia pyrifoliae Ep1/96 (NCBI:YP_002650176.1)), producing the protein MKVDPEEVTEDEKFHALPFHDSREKFGLAVKGKNPHVMDETEVWEFDHPRRPGRQLSPIEKAARRVRHLVHSSNLATVNTIYQDGDRKGLPVGQLEYYADCITEDDPDQPLTFIGLNISTVFRNVNKGSPVSLSIRLGDSSPFGLTPISPAGNPRVSLFGEFIEHKGDKEAAKKCFLHSHHDAHSWIPGDSSAVHDSYWLKFNITGIHFIGGFGDTAYIGDIPVELYRNATQKRRHHFSVDNTDNKQLLTQDWVQLTDYIAPGTSRKLLPSIIKAQGKHGNKPCGRSHKGQDSSHGSLVKVKHCTTQNAFKVCRYRYVLGSPIGHSDSFIDKVKSIISRLISA